The following proteins are co-located in the Castanea sativa cultivar Marrone di Chiusa Pesio chromosome 8, ASM4071231v1 genome:
- the LOC142608154 gene encoding pentatricopeptide repeat-containing protein At2g01510, mitochondrial, with protein sequence MLFKTHPSKFYSLPLNQKSSIPPIQAFTTLLKSCSSSPYQLKQIHALLLTTGLSIKNRLITHLLTNITLLGHMSYARQLFDEMHKPRTFLWNTLIKGYVKNELPIEAASVYRQMHLIGVRPDSFTYPFVVKACAQLPELWTGGAVHVHVVKYGLEFVSMVRTELMIMYVKFGEMGLAEFLFGSMVERDVVAWNALIAACVQNGLASKAIGLFRQMSLAGIKPDAVTIVSALSACGQLGCLEIGEDTYGVARKEGIDCNIIVENARLDMYVKCGNTDMARTLFNKMPQRNVISWSTMIFGYAINGETEKALGLFSRMKNEGVQPNYVTYMGVLSACSHAGLVNEGWAYFNYMTQSGHKNVQPRKEHYACMVDLLGRSGHLEDAYNFIKSMPTEPDAGDWGALLGACAIHHDVKLGQHVADLLFEVAPDIASYHVIMSNMYAAVGRWDFVDKVRLKMRKKGIKKVAGYSSVECNSEFHFFYGGDRSHPQSAYIYEKLEVLLQQIKSIGYIPKTSSVFHDVETEEKEVTISTHSEKLAIAFGLINVRPEYPIRVMKNLRTCDDCHNFSKFVSKITMREIIMRDKIRFHHFRNGTCSCKDFW encoded by the coding sequence atgTTATTCAAAACTCATCCCTCCAAattctactctcttcctctcaacCAAAAATCCTCCATCCCACCAATACAAGCTTTTACAACCCTCTTGAAGTCATGTTCTTCCAGCCCATACCAGCTCAAACAAATCCATGCCCTCCTCCTCACTACAGGTCTATCAATCAAGAACAGACTCATCACCCATCTGCTCACAAACATTACACTCTTGGGTCACATGTCATACGCTCGCCAACTGTTCGACGAAATGCACAAGCCACGAACTTTCTTATGGAACACTCTCATTAAAGGGTATGTGAAAAATGAGCTTCCCATTGAAGCTGCTTCGGTTTATAGGCAAATGCACCTTATTGGTGTTCGTCCAGACTCTTTTACATATCCATTTGTGGTCAAGGCATGTGCCCAATTGCCTGAATTATGGACTGGTGGGGCAGTCCATGTCCATGTAGTGAAATATGGGTTGGAGTTTGTTTCTATGGTGAGGACTGAGTTGATGATAATGTACGTAAAATTTGGGGAGATGGGTTTGgctgaatttttgtttgggagtaTGGTAGAGAGGGATGTAGTGGCATGGAATGCGTTGATTGCAGCGTGCGTGCAAAATGGACTTGCCAGTAAGGCTATTGGGTTGTTTCGCCAAATGAGTTTGGCTGGAATTAAGCCTGATGCAGTGACAATTGTgagtgctctttcggcgtgtGGTCAATTAGGTTGTTTGGAGATTGGGGAGGACACATATGGAGTGGCAAGAAAAGAGGGGATTGATTGTAATATCATTGTTGAAAATGCACGGCTTGATATGTATGTTAAATGTGGTAACACTGACATGGCAAGGACCTTGTTTAATAAAATGCCTCAAAGGAATGTTATTTCATGGAGTACAATGATTTTTGGGTATGCAATCAATGGGGAAACTGAAAAGGCATTGGGTTTGTTCTCAAGGATGAAGAATGAGGGAGTGCAACCAAACTATGTTACTTATATGGGGGTGCTATCAGCATGTAGCCATGCAGGGCTAGTAAATGAAGGCTGGGCATATTTCAACTATATGACTCAATCAGGTCATAAGAATGTTCAACCTAGAAAAGAACACTATGCTTGTATGGTTGATCTTCTTGGCCGGTCAGGACATCTTGAGGATGCTTATAACTTCATTAAAAGTATGCCCACAGAGCCGGATGCAGGGGATTGGGGGGCTTTGTTGGGCGCTTGTGCAATTCATCATGATGTCAAATTGGGGCAACATGTAGCAGACTTGCTTTTTGAAGTAGCTCCTGATATTGCTTCATATCATGTTATAATGTCTAACATGTATGCAGCAGTTGGGAGATGGGATTTTGTTGATAAGGTGAGActaaaaatgagaaagaaaggCATTAAAAAAGTAGCTGGTTATAGCTCAGTTGAATGCAATAGtgaatttcattttttctatGGGGGAGACAGATCACACCCACAGTCAGCCTATATATACGAGAAGTTGGAGGTTTTACTTCAACAGATAAAAAGTATAGGCTACATTCCCAAAACCAGTTCTGTGTTCCATGATGTGGAAACGGAGGAAAAGGAAGTCACGATTAGCACTCACAGTGAAAAACTTGCTATTGCATTTGGTCTTATCAATGTAAGACCTGAATATCCCATTAGGGTGATGAAGAATTTGAGGACTTGTGATGACTGCCATAATTTCTCTAAATTTGTCTCCAAAATTACAATGAGGGAGATTATCATGAGAGATAAGATCCGTTTTCATCATTTTAGGAATGGCACTTGTTCATGCAAAGACTTTTGGTGA